The sequence CCGCTCCGGAATGATCCTCGAAAACAAGGCATCTGTTACCCGCGATCCACCAGGGATCCGGAGACGCATCGCGCTCCACCTTCCCAACCTCGAACCCCAGAAGTTCACCCAGAAGCTTCTGTGCATGCTCAAAAGGCACACTGTCCTTGGATGCCAGCCCATCCAAGATCTCCTTTTCGCGGCGCGCAAAGGTCCCATCATGCATCGTTCCAAGGCTCGCTATAACAGACTCAACCTGCTCCAATTGAGCCATGAGCGCGGACACGTCATCTTCCGAAGTAGACGGATCCGCCTGATAACTGGCAAGTGCGATGAGCCACGGAATGCCGCGGGCCGCTCCCTTTGCGGAGGCGTAATGCATGCGTGCCTTGCTTTGAAGTGCATCGGACTTGATCGCTTTCGAACCCAGCCATGCCGCACTTCCGGCGAGGTAGTGCCAAAGCGCGCGGTACCCTTGTAGTTCGGACGCATTCAGCCCTCCAAGTACCTGCTGCGCTCCTTCCATCGCGGCCTCGAAGTCCCCTTGCCACAAGCTCTCCTGGTAACGGACTTCTTGTACCACGGCACCGCACAAGTCACTCAGCCCCGGGAATGCATCCTGCGATGCGCTGGCCCGCTTGCTGACAATCTGTTGATTCACCTCCTCCCATTCAGGTCCGTTGTCGACGAACATGCCAAAGTTCTCGACGATGCTTTCCAGAGGATTGCCTTCAGACTGTTCGACACCAAAAGCAATTTCCGCCTGCAACTCTGGGTGGAAATATCTCTGTCGCTTGATGTCAGTCAGATACTCAGGCAACTCCGCTCCCGTCACAACGACTGCGGAAAAGTCATTGAGGGACCGCGTGCAGCGGCCAATTGCCTGCAAAACACGCGTCTGCACTCGCTCATTGAAAAGAACATTCGCTCCCATTCTAGACATCAAGAATCTTTCTTGGGTGTTGACAGCTCGGGGGAGGCCTTCAATGAAGAGCAGTCTGCACTCCGCGTCCGGGAAATCGATGCCGTCGTAGCGATTGGCAACGATCGCCACCGCTTTGTCCATTGTAACAAAGGGCTTCTTCGATAGCTCAATGGCCTCGGCATCGAAGGTCTTGAATTTCAGGTCTTCCTGCACGGATTCAGCGAACTTGCTCGCTGCGTTGCCACTTGGGACAAGTACAAGGCTCCGTCCAGCGCGGCGCATGAGTTCGTGCCGCAGCTTCAACGATTCGTCCTCCGTGAGCGACATCCCAGGGAAAATGAAGAAGCGGCGTCCTACCCCCTGCCGGTCCCATCCCTTGGGAATCTCGACGCGTTTGATGGCTCGACGACCGGTCAGGCGCTCCAGGTCGCCGCTGGCTCCGAGCGTCGCAGACATATAAATGCGCTGACGGGCTTTCGCGAATGGCTCGTGCGTCCAAGTGGGTGGTATCAACGGACGAATCAGGATATCTTGTGTGGACAGGTAGAGATGGCATGCATGAAGACGGTCCTTGATCGCGGCCCATTCGAAGTTGAGCTTCGCCGCTTCTGCGTGGGCATCCATCACCTCCGCGATGTCGTCATGGATTGTCGCGAAAACAGGAGTGGGCAATTTGTCCGCCCACGACCAGTCCACTGGACCTTCTTCTCCTCCGGAGATCCGCACGAAGTCCCTTGCGCTGATATGTTTTTTGAGGACTGCCCTCAATGCGGTGTGAAGACTGTCGTGGCTCTCTTTCGACTTTTCCACGCGGACTGACCACATCGATGCAACGTAGTTCTCTGCCGCATGAGCGTCATCCAAGATGAGCACATCGGGGCTCTCGAAGAACGGGTTGCTATTGAAGACACTGCTGTACGTCGTGACCGCGACATGGGTCGCGTTGTTGTAGGACGCCTTGTCGGCCGGTGAGTAGTTCTTCTTTCCACCGGTAAAGGCGGTGACGG comes from Pyxidicoccus parkwaysis and encodes:
- a CDS encoding DEAD/DEAH box helicase; this translates as MAFRKMPPPAAVPDSPEKLIRELPRRKIPDVLPHQGEVMRTYAGLPTNTADVALQLPTGSGKTLVGLLIAEWLKRKNRERVVYLCPTIQLVNQVAEQAEEKYGLTVTAFTGGKKNYSPADKASYNNATHVAVTTYSSVFNSNPFFESPDVLILDDAHAAENYVASMWSVRVEKSKESHDSLHTALRAVLKKHISARDFVRISGGEEGPVDWSWADKLPTPVFATIHDDIAEVMDAHAEAAKLNFEWAAIKDRLHACHLYLSTQDILIRPLIPPTWTHEPFAKARQRIYMSATLGASGDLERLTGRRAIKRVEIPKGWDRQGVGRRFFIFPGMSLTEDESLKLRHELMRRAGRSLVLVPSGNAASKFAESVQEDLKFKTFDAEAIELSKKPFVTMDKAVAIVANRYDGIDFPDAECRLLFIEGLPRAVNTQERFLMSRMGANVLFNERVQTRVLQAIGRCTRSLNDFSAVVVTGAELPEYLTDIKRQRYFHPELQAEIAFGVEQSEGNPLESIVENFGMFVDNGPEWEEVNQQIVSKRASASQDAFPGLSDLCGAVVQEVRYQESLWQGDFEAAMEGAQQVLGGLNASELQGYRALWHYLAGSAAWLGSKAIKSDALQSKARMHYASAKGAARGIPWLIALASYQADPSTSEDDVSALMAQLEQVESVIASLGTMHDGTFARREKEILDGLASKDSVPFEHAQKLLGELLGFEVGKVERDASPDPWWIAGNRCLVFEDHSGADPASALDATKARQTASHPNWIKAHVESSQGAQVLAVLVSPVSTAREGAVPHLGQFAMWPLAEYRRWAERALATVREVRTKFVEPGDLEWRALAAKAFQENNLAAARLYDFLARRIAAGLLTQVK